Below is a genomic region from Streptomyces ferrugineus.
AACGCCGGTGATCGCGTTCGTCGCGCAGTCGGTGAACCAGGTGATCCACGGCCTGCGAGCCTTGCCATCGACATCGACCAGCACCGGCGCCTGCATGTGGTCCGTCTCCCACACCTGATTGCGCCAGCCCCGCGGCCGGGCCAGGAACACATCATGCTTGCGCGCCGCCCGCTCCCCACCCGCGAGCCCCGCCCGCTCCCCCGGCGTCAGATCACGCCGGATCGCCCGGTGCAGCGTCGGAATCGACGGAGGCGGCTCCCCCTCGCCCTTGGCCGCGCGAGCGATCAGCTCACGATGGACCGCCGCGACGTTGCCCTTCCACAAGGCCAGCAGGCGGCGCACTTCCGGGGTGACGGAGAAGCGGTCTTTACTCTGGGCCCGCGCCCCGGGCTCCGCGGCCGCGGACTCATCCCGCTCGGCAGCGGCAAGCCACCGCCACACCGTGCGCTCGGTCACTTCCAACGACTGAGCCATCAGCCGTACATGCCGGGTCGTCAGTTTCTGGTCCTGCCGCAGGGCGAGCAGCCGGCGCACGGCAGGGCCGCGCAGCGCCGACAGGGAGGACGACGGCAGACCTCCCCGCGCGTGCGGACCGTCCTCGTGGTCGCCAGCCTCTCCCGGACCGGAGGCCCCGGTCACAGCGGCCCCATGAGCCGTGCGCAGGCCCGCTCCAGCAACCGGCGGTCCACCACCGCACGGCTCTTGCCGTAGATCTCGGCGGTCAGGTGCGAGGTCAGCTTCGCCCACGTCCGGAAATTGCCGTGGCCCACATGCTCGTCCACCCACACGACATCGTCCTCGCTGACGTCCTCCCACAGCGGGTGGAAGGCAGCCATGACGGTTGCCACCTCGCGCGGGCTGAGGCGCGGCACCAACTCCCAGGTCAGCACCCGAGAGGCCAGCGCGGGCACCCGGCGCAGCGCCCGTTCGCTGCCCGCGCCCGCCAGCACGAGTGCCGTGTCCGTGTCCGGGTGGTCCCATAGCCCGCGCAGAAACTCCAGCGCCGGCCCCGGAAGGCGCTGTGCCTCGTCCAGTACCAGCACGCGGGGCTGCCGTAGCGCGTTCACCAGCATCAGGTCGGCCTCCCCCGCCCCGCGCGGCAGACGCCTGCCCAGCTCGAGGGCGTCTGCGAGCACCCGGCGCAGTTCGGGAACCGTCGGGTGCACACCGACATGGACCCGACGGACCCGGGCCGGGTGCGGCAACTGGGAAAGGGCGTACTGCAACGCGACGGTCTTACCCTGGCCAGCGTCGCCGTACAGACACACCACCGCCCCGACCGCGGCCGCGTGCGCGACCGTCCGCAGCACCGACCGCACAGCAGGCGTGTGCACCACCTGGGCATCCGGGACCAGGACCGGGACCTGCGCCAGGTGCTTCTGCTCCCGCAGAAACACCTGCCCACCGACGCCTTTCTCGGCCACCACGTTCAGGCCCAGCTCGCTGAGGGGATCCGCCCGGCGCGGCCCGGCCACCTCAGGCTCCCGCCCGGTCAGCAAAGCCCGCCCCGCCCGTCGGTCCCTGCGGATCACCCGGCTCAACGTCGACATCGACGGAACTGGCACCTCACCGCCGGCAGCCACCAGCCGACGCCTCAGCTCCGAGACATTGCCCCCCGCCTCACCCAGCAGCTCCCACACCTCGTCCGACACCACGTATCCCTGCCGGACCGGCGCCTCCGCCCGCCCCGTCGCCTTCGCCTGCTCCAGCCAGCGCCAGACCGTACGCTCCGAAACACCCACCGTCTCAGCAACCGCCCGCACATGCCGCGTCGACAACTCCCCAGCCTGCTGCCGCTCCAGCAGACGACGCACCACCAACGCCCTCGGCAGCACAGCCCCCCGGCCGGCCCCTCTACCTTGATCCACCCCCCGATCACACCTGCCCAGCCCGCCCCACCGCATCAGAACTCACGAACCTGAGACAGCATCACCCACCATCAGATAAAGCCTCACGACAGCGACCCCGCCCATCAGGCTCTCGCCTCATGACAGTGCCGATCCCGCCCCAACACCCCACTGACCAGCGCCGACACAGCACACCACCA
It encodes:
- a CDS encoding ATP-binding protein — encoded protein: MGVSERTVWRWLEQAKATGRAEAPVRQGYVVSDEVWELLGEAGGNVSELRRRLVAAGGEVPVPSMSTLSRVIRRDRRAGRALLTGREPEVAGPRRADPLSELGLNVVAEKGVGGQVFLREQKHLAQVPVLVPDAQVVHTPAVRSVLRTVAHAAAVGAVVCLYGDAGQGKTVALQYALSQLPHPARVRRVHVGVHPTVPELRRVLADALELGRRLPRGAGEADLMLVNALRQPRVLVLDEAQRLPGPALEFLRGLWDHPDTDTALVLAGAGSERALRRVPALASRVLTWELVPRLSPREVATVMAAFHPLWEDVSEDDVVWVDEHVGHGNFRTWAKLTSHLTAEIYGKSRAVVDRRLLERACARLMGPL